The genomic stretch CATCCAGTGACCAAAGCTTTGCTTTTATACTTTTCAGCTTTTAATGTTATGTTCTCCTTTCCATTGCCCTTGGCAACTTCAGAGTTTACAGTCAGTTTACATGGATTGATTTGTAAGTGAGTGGGTTGCGGGGAACCCTAGATCCACCATGGTCCCAGCAGACACTTGAATCAACTACCGTTATCTTGGTAGAGTTGGGTGAGACAAGTGGGGAAGGAGGTTCTGTGAATGGAAGGGAATCAGAGTAAGACAGAGACATGCAGGTGACCCCAGGAGAGTAAtaactatacatttaaaaataacctatcccaacagtttttaaaaatcctttcatATTTCAAAGATTTCTCTCAACCTTTGAGCAACAAAGTTGTAACtcagaatacaaatgaaatttccACATGTCCATCACTCCATACTTATATACAACTAACtggtgaagggaggaaaggagaggagcttACCCTCCAGATCTTCAATGTGGGTGGGACATGGTGATATCCTTCTAGAAGTGCAGTATGAAAAGAGAGATGTGAAATACCACCTGTCCTCTTAGTTCTCAGAATCTGAGGTAGGGGGATtgagagttcagggccagtctggtgaaaccctgtctccaaaaaaaacaaaaaacaaaaaaaaaaaatatggagggGGAAAAATCAAGTACACAGCAGAGAGGGAAAGCCTGCCAGGCCCTATCTTAGCCAGTCGATCTAGGTCCTTATCAATTCTGATACTTTAGAATTTTGGTGTGCCCTTGGCATGACATTCTACCTCTGTTACCACGCTCCTAAAGACCCAGGGCCCCAGTCATGAGGAATTCAACGATTTTAATTGTAGAGCCAAGCACCTGACCagcactccaaaaaaaaaaaaaaactgtcaaggTCAAGAGAAATGAGGAATGTCTGAGAAATCGTCACAGCCAGGAGGAACCTCAAGTGGCTGACTGAACAAATGTAATCTAGTGTCCTCGACAGGGCAGGAAATGGGACACTAGGTAAAGACAATGGAAATGGAAGTGAAGTGTGGACATTAGCCAACAGTAAGGTAGTGCCAGCGGCTCATTAACTGTGGCAAATCATGGTAATATACAGGTAACATGGAAAAAGGGGTATTTAGGTATAAGGGACAATCTACTGTCTCTTTTTCAATAGAACACAGATTGTTCTGGATGGCCTGGTTTTACTCTCAGTGAACTTCCAGGCAAGTTCTGTGCTCCTCAAGTGTCCAGAGCAGTGTCAAACTGAgcttaaagatttaaaatactaGGAAATCATTACTGATGCCATCTGAAATAACTGATAGTATATGGAGAATGGTCAGTTTGATGCAGAGCTAGGTTGTGTTTAAATGTGTAATTACTGATTACTCCTAACACACCCGAATCAGTGGTGCACAGGTCTCCCGTGGTCACCTGCACATCCTGGACTCATATCATTTCACGCACAGAGCACCGCATGTCCCTGTGTTTCACCACACTCCACCAGGATAACTACAGCTATAGAACATCTGGGGGGAAGCCTCTCTGAAATGCCATTCAATCCACAGACCATGAATGTCGTGCAACTGCAAAGGGCAACTGGGAAAAGAAcatggtattaaaaaaaaacttaacaaatTTAAGACAAAGAATGTCAACATTTACATGACTGATCTCAAGATAGCAGGCATAAACGGCAAGTATAATTATTTCTCACGACTGTTAGGACTACAACTTTTAAAGATAGCTTCATGGAGAAAAATGAACTTTGACCAGGCCTTGTTGCGATAGTACATGAATAAGGTTGCGAGTGGAACTCAGGGAAGTTATAGCATAGAGATATGGAAAGAAGTCAAGTCAGGGGGACATGAGGCTTTGAAGAGTGGAGGATTCTGTGGACAAGCAGGGTTAGCATTGATGGAGGTCACCAAGAATTCCTGATAGTtctaaaaacatttataatttgAGGGTCGATACTATTTAGAATTCTTGGGTTGGACCATGTGTAAAATAATGGATTGGctgtgataatttttttcttataggaCAAACATTTATGAATCAATCTACAGCACATCCAcctaaatatacatgtatatagcacacatatatacagctATTATGTGTTTCTGGCCTTATGTAAACTACATAACCCGCTCATTGATCAGCGATGGTAGGTAGGTACTATTCCATAACATTCAACTAATTCTTACCTAGCTATTCTGGAGACAGTACTTTGATAGGCAGGGTGTCCGAGTGCATACAGGACATGAGAAAATATTGGGGGAACAGTCTATATAAGcaatgtgatttaaaaattcatgatcctgccaggtatggtggggtgtgcacttgggaggtaggaggAACAAGATCAAGGCCAATTTCAGATACCTACTGAGTTAGACTACCCTGGGCAACATGAGGGCCTATCTCAAAAcggaacaaaaaaaaagcaagatccCATGAGAGATGTAGTGTTTATTGATGAAGTTCTACATACAACAAATGGGTAGAAATGAGAACAGGCATGCACTTGTTTGCTGGTCCATCATTACATATTCCATAAATGCCTGCTCAAACTGAGGAactatttctctgtgttctttaatGTCAAATATCCCATTCTTGTCTATCTTCACACCTCCTACCATAAGGCAAAGTGATTCTCTAATTACTCAATATTCATGGCTTTTCAAAACCTGCTTGAATCTTAGAATATAGACCATTTCTTCTACGGTTTCCTGCTACCATTTATTCAGAGCTGTTCATATCTTCTGCATCATGGCACTAAGTATGAATGCTGACCAGTGACCTAAAGGCTGCCACTACACATCACTGAGATGACTAACAAAGGAGTATTTAAAGTACACAGGAAAGGGAAAACAGTATTGCTTTTCCTGGCCGTGCTAAGTTTAGCAACAAGAATTGTACACTTAAACAGATATTTCAACTGTAACTGCTCTTGAACCACTGGGCTGTAATTTATACATTTCCAAAATGCCACCCTTCATTCTGGGCCCCATCCCTGCCTTCCTTAGGAGTACCTAATGAGCACTGCCGAGGACAGTCCCATTCCCGTAACAAATACCTgtccctttcctttgttttcttagcCCAagttcagaaattttattttgttaaaacaatTCGGTATCTTAAGCATTACTGAGCCAACGGGACATCAGAATAATAGCTGTCTAAAGTTAAAGGTACAGTACATTAACAAACAAATGATCCTGAGTCATGAAGTCACAAACGCAGAGTAGGATGAGAGTTAACCCAAACTCCAACAATCAGGTCTTCGAGCTGCCTTCTGCATGGGCCTTCTGGATTgttcctttcatcttttcttaTGACTTTTGGCTCCCTGAAAAGTTTCCAGTGAGGAATCACAGGAGGCAATGTGCTGTGAGTTCTTGAAACTATACAATGTATAGTCTGGCTAAATTACATGTGGTTCTGTATTTTTTGGTAGAGTGACTTATGGCAAGGCAGGCTCAGTTACCCCACCAGTCAACCCCCTGGGAGCTATAATTTCCTCCATAGCCATCACTGTTGTAAAAGCCCCCATAACTACCTCCACCAaaccctctgctgctgctgtgactgCCTCCACCACTTCGGCTGTTGTTAGCGCGGCTGCTGCTGAAGCTGGAACTGCTGGCGCCGCTACTTTGTCGATAGTCTCTGGCACCAAATCCTCCACTAAATCTGCTCTTAGACCGCCCACGGCTGCCACCCTTGTAATGGTGTTCAAAAGCCATGTTTTCCAGCCAAGACGGCACTTCTTGCTTTGCTTCAACAAGAAGATCCAATAAATCTTTGGTGATATTTATGTTCCTCTCATTGAAGAATGAGGTGGCAAGGCCAAGGTTTCCGACACGACCTGTACGGCCAATGCGATGCACATATTCTTCGATGTCACTAGGTAAGTCAAAATTGATGACGTGTTTCACGTTGGATATATCCAGTCCTCTTGCCGCTACTGCTGTAGCCACGAGAATAGGACTTTTTCCTGACCTGAATTGGTGAAGGGCTTCTTCCCTATCTCGCTGAGATCGGTCTCCATGGATACTGGTACAAGCATATCCTTCATGGTATAAGAAATCCTCCAGAGAATCTGCACCCTTTTTGGTCTCCACAAACACCAATATCAGGGAATCCTTTCCTGTTGCATTCAGGAGGTCAAGCAGAAATGACCGCTTGTCTGCTTCTTCCACCCACACGACTTTCTGTGTGATGTTCTCAGAAGTAGACCCGACTCTTCCTACGGCCAAAAAGATATATTCATCCAAGAAATCACGAGCCAGCATCTGTATTTCTTTAGGGAAAGTAGCACTAAACATCATAGTATGGCGGACACCTTTTGGAGGCATGGTGTCTTGCTCAACTATTCTTCGTATCTGAGGCTCAAAGCCCATGTCCAACATCCGATCCGCTTCATCTAACACCAAATATTTGCAGAAGTCTAGTCCgatctttcctctctccatcatATCCACTAGCCGTCCTGGAGTGGCTACTAACAAGTGACATCCACGTTCCAAGTCTCGAATCTGCTGACCAATATCAGCGCCACCATATACCACACAAGGACGAACTCGAGAGCGGTAGGAGAACTTCCTGGCCTCCTCATAGATCTGCACAGCCAATTCTCTGGTTGGAGCCAGGACCAAGGAGATCGGATACTGTTTGCGACGCCCGTACTTCCCATTCTCCTTCACGGCCCTCAGAGCCTCGCCTGGACCATCTGTATAGATCTGACTCAAAATGGGTAAAAGAAAAGCTGCCGTTTTCCCAGACCCTGTCTGTGCACACGCCATCAAGTCTCTTTTCTCCTTGATAATAGGAATAGCATGTTTTTGCACGGGAGTTGGGCGGGTATAACGAGTGAGCTCGATGTTTCCCATAATAATTTCTCCCATCTCAACATCGCTGAAACTTTCGATATGTGGAGGGCAGTTGTTCCCTGTCGCCTCCACCGGAATGTCATCATACTTCTCAAAGTTAATCCCAGTATTGCCTCCAGAAAAGAGTTCCTGCTCCAAGCGTTCGCTTGGCGGGAGCGGTTTAGACCAGTCGTCTTCGTCAGCCTTGTCACACCAGCGACTGTTCCCGCCCCGTTCAAATTTGCTAAAGCCGCTCCTACCCGCTCCACGGCCACCGCCACTGCCGCCAACGCCCTCATAGTCACTCCGCCCGCGATCCTCAAACCTGCCCCTGGATCCGCTTCCACGGTCGCCGAAGAAACCCGACTTGGCTCTGGCGTCGCTGCGGGACCCGAAGCTGCTGTAGGCATCCTTGTCTTTACTCCACCGTGAGCTGTCCTTGTCGTAGGACGCTTTCGTGGTTTCCCGGTTCCGCAGGTGAGGAGGGATGTAGCGCCCTTTGCTGGctgtgcttcctcctcctcctccacccgctcctcctcctccgctcTGGCCGTCGGGAGAGTTCAGGTCTAGGCCAGCCAACTGCTGGTCCAGCCCGAGCTCATCTTCCTCTGCCACATGACTCATACCTGAAGAGTACGGAGAACTGGGGTCGAGGTCCTCGCGGAGGAGGAGAACGGCACGGTGTGCCTGCCGGACAAGCTAGTGCCCCCGAGACGGCAGCCGGTGCCACGGAGCCTCCCGTCGCTCTCCCGGTCCTGCTCCAGCTAACGCTATGGCTCCCGGCCCCCCCGCGGCTGCGCGCTGATGGGTAATCTCGCGAGACTTCCTGGTCGGGCCTAGCGCGCCACGGCGGACGACGCGGTCACCGGGGCCGGCGCCCTCGCAGATGGACGGCGGCAGGACAGCACACGGTTGAGTTCATAATGGAGGTAGAGGTCCGAGGCGGCCTGGAGCCCAGGACATCGATGGCTGCTCCCTGTTTGCGTGGTCTTGGCTTCCCTTGGGCTCCGCGGATACCCAGGTTTTAGGAGTTCTCCAGATCTCGCGAGAACTCTGTCCTCTAGTAGTGAGGCCTGAAAATGGACTGTAGGCCTCTTGGCTCCCGCCCGGTTGCCCCCTGCGGCCTTAGTTTTTTATCTTTcgcccttcctttctctccagcGCGCCGCCTTTTC from Arvicola amphibius chromosome 12, mArvAmp1.2, whole genome shotgun sequence encodes the following:
- the LOC119827918 gene encoding putative ATP-dependent RNA helicase Pl10 isoform X2 translates to MSHVAEEDELGLDQQLAGLDLNSPDGQSGGGGAGGGGGGSTASKGRYIPPHLRNRETTKASYDKDSSRWSKDKDAYSSFGSRSDARAKSGFFGDRGSGSRGRFEDRGRSDYEGVGGSGGGRGAGRSGFSKFERGGNSRWCDKADEDDWSKPLPPSERLEQELFSGGNTGINFEKYDDIPVEATGNNCPPHIESFSDVEMGEIIMGNIELTRYTRPTPVQKHAIPIIKEKRDLMACAQTGSGKTAAFLLPILSQIYTDGPGEALRAVKENGKYGRRKQYPISLVLAPTRELAVQIYEEARKFSYRSRVRPCVVYGGADIGQQIRDLERGCHLLVATPGRLVDMMERGKIGLDFCKYLVLDEADRMLDMGFEPQIRRIVEQDTMPPKGVRHTMMFSATFPKEIQMLARDFLDEYIFLAVGRVGSTSENITQKVVWVEEADKRSFLLDLLNATGKDSLILVFVETKKGADSLEDFLYHEGYACTSIHGDRSQRDREEALHQFRSGKSPILVATAVAARGLDISNVKHVINFDLPSDIEEYVHRIGRTGRVGNLGLATSFFNERNINITKDLLDLLVEAKQEVPSWLENMAFEHHYKGGSRGRSKSRFSGGFGARDYRQSSGASSSSFSSSRANNSRSGGGSHSSSRGFGGGSYGGFYNSDGYGGNYSSQGVDWWGN
- the LOC119827918 gene encoding putative ATP-dependent RNA helicase Pl10 isoform X1 — translated: MSHVAEEDELGLDQQLAGLDLNSPDGQSGGGGAASYDKDSSRWSKDKDAYSSFGSRSDARAKSGFFGDRGSGSRGRFEDRGRSDYEGVGGSGGGRGAGRSGFSKFERGGNSRWCDKADEDDWSKPLPPSERLEQELFSGGNTGINFEKYDDIPVEATGNNCPPHIESFSDVEMGEIIMGNIELTRYTRPTPVQKHAIPIIKEKRDLMACAQTGSGKTAAFLLPILSQIYTDGPGEALRAVKENGKYGRRKQYPISLVLAPTRELAVQIYEEARKFSYRSRVRPCVVYGGADIGQQIRDLERGCHLLVATPGRLVDMMERGKIGLDFCKYLVLDEADRMLDMGFEPQIRRIVEQDTMPPKGVRHTMMFSATFPKEIQMLARDFLDEYIFLAVGRVGSTSENITQKVVWVEEADKRSFLLDLLNATGKDSLILVFVETKKGADSLEDFLYHEGYACTSIHGDRSQRDREEALHQFRSGKSPILVATAVAARGLDISNVKHVINFDLPSDIEEYVHRIGRTGRVGNLGLATSFFNERNINITKDLLDLLVEAKQEVPSWLENMAFEHHYKGGSRGRSKSRFSGGFGARDYRQSSGASSSSFSSSRANNSRSGGGSHSSSRGFGGGSYGGFYNSDGYGGNYSSQGVDWWGN